Proteins from a genomic interval of Ferrovibrio terrae:
- the xdhA gene encoding xanthine dehydrogenase small subunit — MSEPVRFVSRGQVVTVAPDVPHTMTVLEYLRSRLRRTGSKEGCAEGDCGACTVVVADAGPDGRLRHRAVNACILFVHQLDGKALFTVDDLADGETLHPVQQAMVETHGSQCGFCTPGFVMSLFGYYKTHDKADDSSLKDALAGNLCRCTGYRPILEAGEKMYDGGRDDRFAPQEAALRKQLSGLARERMLDHSTPEGSFLAPRTADELAELLHRLPAGENWMLAGGTDVGLWVTKQHRVPRSIVYLGRVAELQQIIDHGDRIEIGAGVTYTDAYQSIEKLHPAFARMVRRLGSTQIRNSGTLGGNIANGSPIGDSMPALIALGATLKLQSKAGSHEMPLEDFFLAYRKTALQPGEFVASVTVQKPGKDSHVGIYKLSKRFDQDISAVLAAFHLVLEDGVVKSARLAFGGMAGTPARARKAEALLTGQRFTPDEVEPAVAVLAQDFTPMSDMRASAQYRLLAAQNLLRKFCVEVSSGKSISAEAAE; from the coding sequence ATGTCCGAACCCGTAAGGTTCGTATCGCGCGGCCAGGTGGTGACGGTGGCACCGGATGTGCCCCACACCATGACGGTACTGGAGTATCTGCGCAGCCGCTTGCGCCGTACCGGTTCCAAGGAAGGCTGCGCCGAGGGCGACTGTGGCGCCTGCACCGTGGTGGTAGCCGACGCCGGGCCCGATGGCAGGCTGCGGCATCGCGCGGTCAATGCCTGCATCCTGTTCGTACACCAGCTCGACGGCAAGGCGCTGTTCACCGTCGATGACCTGGCAGACGGCGAGACGCTGCATCCGGTGCAGCAGGCGATGGTGGAGACGCATGGCTCGCAATGCGGCTTCTGCACACCCGGCTTCGTCATGTCGCTGTTCGGCTATTACAAGACCCATGACAAGGCCGACGACAGCAGTCTGAAGGATGCGCTGGCCGGCAACCTGTGCCGCTGCACCGGCTATCGCCCGATCCTGGAAGCCGGCGAAAAGATGTACGACGGCGGCCGTGACGACCGTTTCGCGCCGCAGGAGGCAGCCCTCCGCAAGCAACTCTCCGGGCTGGCGCGCGAGCGCATGCTGGATCACTCCACGCCGGAAGGCAGTTTCCTGGCACCCCGCACCGCCGATGAACTGGCCGAACTGCTGCATCGCCTGCCCGCCGGCGAAAACTGGATGCTGGCCGGCGGCACCGATGTCGGCCTGTGGGTGACCAAGCAGCATCGCGTGCCGCGCAGCATCGTCTATCTTGGCCGCGTGGCAGAGCTGCAGCAGATCATCGATCACGGCGACCGCATCGAGATCGGCGCCGGCGTCACCTACACTGATGCGTATCAGAGCATCGAAAAACTGCATCCGGCATTTGCGCGCATGGTGCGACGGCTGGGCTCCACGCAGATCCGCAATTCCGGCACGCTCGGCGGCAATATCGCCAATGGCAGCCCGATCGGCGACAGCATGCCGGCGCTGATTGCGCTGGGCGCGACCTTGAAGCTGCAAAGTAAAGCTGGCAGCCACGAGATGCCGCTGGAGGATTTCTTCCTCGCCTATCGCAAGACCGCCCTGCAGCCGGGTGAGTTCGTCGCCAGCGTGACCGTGCAGAAACCCGGCAAGGATAGCCACGTCGGCATCTACAAGCTCTCCAAACGGTTTGATCAGGATATCTCCGCCGTGCTGGCCGCCTTCCATCTGGTGCTGGAGGACGGTGTGGTGAAAAGCGCGCGGCTGGCCTTCGGTGGCATGGCCGGCACGCCGGCGCGCGCGCGCAAGGCCGAAGCGTTGCTGACCGGCCAGCGCTTTACACCGGATGAGGTCGAACCAGCCGTGGCAGTACTGGCGCAGGACTTCACGCCGATGAGCGACATGCGCGCCTCAGCGCAATACCGCCTGCTGGCGGCGCAGAACCTGCTGCGCAAATTCTGTGTCGAGGTCAGCAGCGGCAAGTCCATTTCGGCGGAAGCCGCCGAATGA
- a CDS encoding ABC transporter permease, translated as MMNEKNLIRAMPWLVTLGLLILWEVVCVVTKVETFILPAPTVVFEAMVKFAPQIAHHSLQTLMTTTAGFALGVVGGGLLGVFIGASRLVYVGLYPVLVGFNSIPKVALVPVLVIWFGIGTVPAIITAFVISFFPIVVNVATGLATIEPELRDVLRSLGASKTEILTKIGLPRAMPYLFASLKIAITLAFVGSVIAETVASNEGIGYLMLSASSSYNVPLVFAGLVVVAVMGVVMYAVAVWFERRMTGWAFRGSDLMS; from the coding sequence ATGATGAACGAGAAAAACCTGATCCGTGCGATGCCCTGGCTGGTGACCCTCGGCCTCCTGATCCTGTGGGAAGTCGTCTGCGTCGTCACCAAGGTGGAAACCTTCATCCTGCCGGCGCCCACCGTGGTGTTCGAGGCGATGGTGAAATTCGCGCCGCAGATCGCGCATCATTCGCTGCAGACCCTGATGACCACGACGGCCGGCTTTGCTTTGGGCGTGGTCGGCGGCGGCCTGCTCGGCGTTTTCATCGGCGCCTCGCGGCTGGTTTACGTCGGCCTTTATCCGGTGCTGGTCGGCTTCAACTCGATCCCGAAAGTGGCGCTGGTGCCGGTGCTGGTGATCTGGTTCGGCATCGGCACGGTGCCGGCCATTATCACGGCCTTCGTGATCTCTTTCTTCCCCATCGTGGTGAATGTGGCGACCGGCCTGGCCACCATCGAGCCTGAACTGCGCGACGTGCTGCGTTCCCTGGGCGCCAGCAAGACGGAAATCCTGACCAAGATTGGACTTCCACGGGCCATGCCCTATCTGTTCGCCTCGCTGAAGATCGCGATCACGCTGGCTTTCGTTGGCTCGGTGATCGCGGAGACGGTCGCCTCCAACGAGGGCATTGGGTACCTGATGCTGTCGGCTTCTTCGAGCTATAATGTGCCACTGGTCTTTGCCGGCCTGGTCGTCGTCGCCGTCATGGGCGTGGTGATGTATGCCGTCGCCGTGTGGTTCGAACGCCGGATGACCGGCTGGGCCTTCCGCGGCAGCGACCTGATGTCCTGA
- a CDS encoding sensor domain-containing diguanylate cyclase: MGLDPAQLVPQFPGPAALLAGDGAALLANAAAAPLLDALAEQKLPGLAAAMSAALRDGEMRQDRADLSGPRGGTALQVTLIPVGEAPGRRLLLLARDGTLERNLINALMQSRQLFKDLVSCSTDFAWETKPDGRLGFVSPRGALGYTARELEGRIASELVAAHSADTPVPALLPFEAQAPQDATEIFLQRKDGTLGCFEVSCVPVRDPQGNWLGARGVARDVTEARERVDALRRAHQQLNKLASTDGLTGLLNRRAFLAELEKRLGRHIRNKVRGTLIYFDLDNFKKVNDVRGHKVGDDVLTHVSDAAKRLMRGVDLASRIGGDEFLLWLEETDRNAAESISQRLHEIGRELDAQYGVEGFPLGLSVGAVFSRLDEPETTEALIARADEAMYAAKKGGKGRSHIAALPDSGPDNEDQT, encoded by the coding sequence GTGGGTCTCGACCCCGCCCAGCTGGTGCCGCAGTTTCCCGGTCCGGCTGCGCTGCTGGCCGGCGACGGCGCGGCCCTGCTCGCCAATGCGGCTGCTGCTCCCCTGCTTGATGCCCTGGCCGAACAGAAGCTGCCGGGCCTGGCAGCCGCGATGAGCGCGGCGCTGCGTGACGGCGAGATGCGGCAGGATCGCGCCGATCTGTCCGGTCCGCGCGGCGGTACCGCCCTGCAGGTGACGCTGATCCCGGTTGGTGAAGCGCCCGGCCGCCGCCTGCTGCTACTGGCGCGTGACGGCACGCTGGAGCGCAACTTGATCAACGCGCTGATGCAGTCGCGCCAATTGTTCAAGGACCTGGTGTCCTGCTCCACCGATTTCGCCTGGGAGACCAAGCCGGATGGCCGGCTGGGATTCGTGTCACCGCGCGGTGCGCTCGGCTATACCGCGCGCGAGCTGGAAGGCCGCATCGCCAGCGAACTGGTGGCCGCACACAGCGCCGATACGCCGGTGCCGGCGCTGTTGCCGTTCGAGGCGCAGGCGCCGCAGGACGCCACCGAGATTTTCCTGCAGCGCAAAGACGGCACGCTCGGCTGTTTCGAGGTCTCCTGCGTGCCAGTGCGCGATCCACAGGGCAACTGGCTCGGCGCGCGCGGCGTTGCCCGGGACGTGACCGAGGCGCGCGAACGCGTCGATGCGCTGCGCCGCGCCCATCAGCAGCTCAATAAACTCGCCAGCACCGACGGCCTGACCGGGCTGCTGAACCGCCGCGCTTTCCTGGCCGAGTTGGAGAAGCGGCTGGGCCGGCATATTCGTAACAAGGTGCGCGGCACGCTGATCTATTTCGATCTCGACAATTTCAAGAAGGTGAACGACGTGCGCGGCCATAAGGTCGGCGACGATGTGCTGACGCATGTTTCCGATGCGGCGAAGCGGCTGATGCGCGGCGTCGATCTGGCCTCGCGGATCGGCGGCGATGAGTTCCTGCTCTGGCTCGAGGAAACCGACCGCAACGCGGCGGAATCGATCAGCCAGCGGCTGCACGAGATCGGCCGCGAGCTGGATGCGCAGTATGGCGTCGAAGGTTTCCCGCTCGGCCTGTCGGTCGGCGCGGTGTTTTCGCGCCTTGATGAACCCGAAACCACCGAGGCGCTGATTGCCCGCGCCGACGAAGCGATGTATGCCGCCAAGAAAGGCGGCAAGGGGCGCAGTCATATTGCCGCGTTGCCTGATTCTGGGCCCGACAACGAGGATCAGACGTGA
- the xdhB gene encoding xanthine dehydrogenase molybdopterin binding subunit: protein MTSVVHKPIKHDSAPKHVAGTARYIDDLPEPEGLLHAALYLSERTHAKILKVDVSAALALPGVITAITVDDVPGDPDIAPVVRGEPMLAQGAVEFHGQPVVAIAAIDLPTARRAARLVKVEYEDLPAILSITDAIEKQSFLLPPLGLKRGDATAAIAKAPHRLKGDLNIGGQDHFYLEGQASLAEPREDGDVIVRCSTQHPSEVQKLIARVLGAPMHAVTVECRRMGGGFGGKETQAAQFACIAAVLALKTARPVKLRLDRDEDMIITGKRHDFLSRYEVGFDAEGRILGYELTLAGRGGWAADLTGAVVDRAVFHADSSYWLPDVIITGLCCKTNTVSNTAFRGFGGPQGMATTEYVIDEIARYLNRDPLEIRLANLYGKDTNNVTPYFQTITDNILPELFDELLASSDYKRRRQEIDTFNAQSPYLKKGLALTPVKFGISFTTTFLNQAGALVLVYEDGSVQLNHGGTEMGQGVYIKVAQVVAETFGISLDHIRITATRTDKVPNTSATAASAGADLNGKAAETAALEIRGRLAVVAGAMLGAAPDQVVFANDCASAGGKSATFAEVAHKAWMERVSLAASGFYATPDIHFDRANGRGRPFYYFAYGVAATEVLVDCFTGEYRFTRADLLHDCGTSLNPAIDLGQVEGGYIQGLGWLTMEELWWDDKGRLRTHAPSIYKIPTARDLPEDFRVQLVSGRANPANTVFRSKAVGEPPLMLGISGWLALKDAVAAAAGTRQVHLDAPATPERVLLAIEAAKRTATAVATDMAAGT, encoded by the coding sequence ATGACGTCTGTGGTCCATAAACCGATCAAGCATGACAGCGCGCCCAAGCATGTCGCCGGCACCGCGCGCTATATCGACGACCTGCCCGAGCCCGAAGGCCTGCTGCACGCTGCCCTTTACTTAAGCGAGCGCACGCATGCGAAAATCCTGAAAGTGGATGTCTCGGCTGCTCTGGCTCTACCCGGCGTAATAACTGCTATCACGGTGGACGACGTGCCCGGCGACCCCGATATCGCGCCGGTGGTGCGCGGCGAGCCGATGCTGGCGCAGGGCGCGGTCGAGTTCCATGGCCAGCCGGTGGTGGCAATTGCGGCAATCGATCTGCCGACCGCGCGCCGCGCTGCCCGGCTGGTGAAAGTGGAATATGAAGACTTGCCGGCGATCCTGAGCATCACTGATGCCATCGAGAAGCAGAGTTTCCTGCTGCCGCCACTTGGCCTGAAACGCGGCGATGCCACGGCGGCGATTGCGAAAGCACCGCATCGCCTCAAGGGTGACCTGAATATCGGCGGGCAGGATCATTTCTATCTCGAAGGTCAGGCCAGCCTGGCCGAGCCGCGCGAGGATGGCGACGTGATCGTGCGCTGCTCGACACAGCATCCCTCCGAGGTGCAGAAGCTGATCGCGCGTGTTCTCGGCGCGCCGATGCATGCCGTCACCGTGGAATGCCGGCGCATGGGCGGCGGCTTCGGCGGCAAGGAAACCCAGGCGGCGCAATTCGCCTGCATCGCCGCCGTACTGGCACTGAAAACGGCCAGACCGGTCAAGCTGCGGCTCGACCGCGACGAAGACATGATCATCACCGGCAAGCGGCATGACTTCCTGTCGCGTTACGAGGTCGGTTTCGACGCCGAGGGCCGCATCCTTGGCTATGAGCTGACGCTGGCCGGGCGCGGCGGCTGGGCGGCCGACCTGACCGGCGCCGTGGTCGACCGCGCCGTCTTCCATGCCGATTCCAGCTACTGGTTGCCGGATGTCATCATCACTGGCCTGTGCTGCAAAACCAACACGGTGTCGAACACCGCCTTTCGTGGCTTCGGTGGACCACAGGGCATGGCGACCACGGAATATGTGATCGACGAGATCGCGCGTTACCTGAATCGCGATCCGCTGGAAATCCGCCTCGCCAATCTCTACGGCAAGGATACCAACAACGTTACGCCGTATTTTCAAACCATCACCGACAATATCCTGCCCGAACTGTTCGACGAGCTGCTGGCGAGCAGCGACTACAAGCGTCGCCGACAGGAGATCGACACCTTCAACGCGCAAAGCCCTTACCTGAAGAAAGGCCTGGCGCTGACGCCGGTGAAGTTCGGTATTTCCTTCACCACCACCTTCCTCAACCAGGCCGGCGCGCTGGTGCTGGTCTACGAGGACGGCTCGGTACAGCTCAATCACGGCGGCACCGAGATGGGCCAGGGCGTCTATATCAAGGTGGCACAGGTGGTGGCCGAAACCTTCGGCATCTCGCTCGACCATATCCGCATCACGGCGACGCGCACCGACAAGGTGCCGAATACCTCGGCCACGGCAGCCTCGGCCGGCGCCGACCTGAACGGTAAGGCTGCGGAGACTGCCGCGCTGGAGATTCGTGGCCGGCTGGCAGTCGTGGCTGGCGCGATGCTGGGCGCCGCGCCCGATCAGGTGGTGTTCGCCAATGATTGCGCCAGCGCCGGCGGCAAGTCGGCGACCTTTGCCGAGGTGGCGCATAAGGCCTGGATGGAGCGCGTGTCGCTGGCGGCATCGGGCTTTTATGCCACGCCCGATATTCATTTCGACCGCGCCAACGGCCGTGGCCGGCCGTTCTACTATTTCGCCTATGGCGTGGCGGCGACCGAAGTGCTGGTGGATTGCTTCACCGGTGAATACCGCTTCACCCGCGCCGACCTGCTGCATGACTGCGGCACATCGCTGAACCCGGCCATCGATCTCGGTCAGGTCGAGGGCGGCTATATCCAGGGCCTGGGCTGGCTCACCATGGAAGAGCTGTGGTGGGACGATAAAGGCCGTCTGCGGACGCATGCGCCCAGCATCTACAAGATTCCCACCGCCCGCGACCTGCCGGAAGATTTCCGCGTGCAACTGGTTTCTGGCCGCGCCAATCCGGCCAACACGGTGTTCCGCTCCAAGGCCGTGGGCGAACCGCCACTGATGCTCGGCATTTCGGGCTGGCTGGCGCTGAAGGATGCCGTCGCCGCCGCAGCCGGCACGCGACAGGTACATCTCGATGCGCCAGCAACCCCGGAACGCGTGCTGCTGGCGATTGAAGCGGCAAAGCGGACGGCGACTGCGGTCGCCACGGATATGGCGGCCGGAACATGA
- the xdhC gene encoding xanthine dehydrogenase accessory protein XdhC, producing the protein MSAHWLNALTDLETRGIPAVLITVAATDGSAPREAGTKMVVTPDDTVGTIGGGTLEFRAIEIARQMLTGKQGPSLRKFPLGPSMGQCCGGTMTLLFEPQRPDLFTVALFGAGHVGKAVVQVLSALPCKIRWIDPRPDEFPDHVPPGVEIEISNAPEREVSSLPDDAWLLIMSHSHALDLGIAAKALQEDRFSYVGLIGSETKRARFIKRFRELGLNEAQIGKLTCPIGIDGVTGKHPGEIAIATAAQLLRLREAKRTTLRVVDESAA; encoded by the coding sequence ATGAGCGCGCACTGGCTGAATGCCCTGACCGACCTGGAGACTCGCGGCATCCCCGCCGTGCTGATCACGGTGGCCGCCACCGACGGTTCGGCGCCGCGCGAGGCCGGCACCAAGATGGTGGTGACGCCCGACGACACCGTCGGCACCATCGGTGGCGGCACGCTCGAATTCCGCGCCATCGAGATCGCGCGCCAGATGCTGACCGGCAAACAGGGGCCAAGTTTACGCAAATTCCCGCTCGGGCCCTCGATGGGGCAATGCTGCGGCGGCACCATGACGCTGCTGTTCGAGCCGCAGCGGCCGGATCTTTTCACGGTGGCTCTGTTCGGTGCTGGCCATGTCGGCAAGGCCGTGGTGCAGGTTCTCAGCGCCCTGCCCTGCAAAATTCGCTGGATCGATCCGCGGCCCGACGAATTCCCCGACCATGTACCGCCCGGCGTGGAGATCGAGATCAGTAACGCGCCCGAACGCGAGGTGAGCAGCCTGCCTGACGATGCCTGGCTGCTGATCATGAGCCACAGCCATGCGCTGGACCTCGGCATCGCGGCGAAAGCCCTGCAGGAAGATCGCTTCTCTTATGTGGGCCTGATCGGCTCGGAGACCAAGCGCGCGCGCTTCATCAAGCGGTTCCGCGAACTGGGCTTAAACGAGGCGCAGATCGGCAAATTGACCTGCCCGATCGGCATCGACGGTGTGACCGGTAAGCATCCCGGCGAGATCGCGATTGCGACGGCGGCACAGCTGCTGCGCCTGCGCGAGGCGAAGCGCACGACCTTACGCGTGGTCGACGAGAGCGCGGCCTAG
- a CDS encoding ABC transporter ATP-binding protein, translated as MQGPAFVKIDGVSLVYRQAEEETLAVEDLNIDIQEGEFVAVVGPSGCGKSTLMKLVTGLLDTSAGKITIGGKPVKGPVQGVGMAFQNSTLLPWRSTLDNVMLPLEIVEPHKRKLRKEKKAYVEQAMALLKTVGLADFADKFPWQLSGGMQQRANVCRSIIHNPRLLMLDEPFGALDAFTREELWGVMQALWMEKKFTAILITHDLREATYLADRVFVMSKRPGRIILSKEIDIPRPRTLDTTFEPHFGEIVHELREHIHSVRES; from the coding sequence ATGCAGGGCCCCGCTTTCGTCAAGATCGACGGCGTCAGCCTGGTCTACCGGCAGGCCGAGGAAGAAACCCTCGCCGTCGAGGACCTCAATATCGACATCCAGGAAGGCGAGTTCGTCGCCGTGGTCGGCCCGTCGGGCTGCGGCAAATCCACCCTGATGAAGCTGGTCACCGGCCTGCTCGATACCAGCGCCGGCAAGATCACCATCGGTGGCAAGCCGGTGAAAGGCCCCGTGCAGGGCGTCGGCATGGCCTTCCAGAATTCCACCCTGCTCCCCTGGCGCAGCACGCTCGACAACGTGATGCTGCCGCTCGAGATCGTCGAGCCGCACAAGCGCAAACTGCGCAAGGAAAAGAAGGCCTATGTCGAGCAGGCGATGGCCCTGCTCAAGACCGTGGGCCTGGCCGATTTCGCCGACAAATTCCCCTGGCAGCTGTCAGGCGGCATGCAGCAGCGCGCCAATGTCTGCCGGTCGATCATCCACAATCCACGCCTGCTGATGCTCGACGAGCCGTTCGGTGCGCTGGATGCCTTCACGCGCGAGGAACTCTGGGGCGTGATGCAGGCCCTGTGGATGGAAAAGAAATTCACCGCCATCCTGATCACCCACGACCTGCGCGAAGCAACCTATCTGGCCGACCGCGTATTTGTGATGAGCAAGCGTCCGGGCAGGATCATCCTGTCAAAGGAGATCGACATCCCGCGACCGCGCACGCTGGACACCACTTTCGAGCCGCATTTCGGCGAGATCGTGCATGAACTGCGTGAACACATCCATTCGGTGCGCGAATCATGA
- a CDS encoding DUF2336 domain-containing protein, with amino-acid sequence MSGIEYDKAKALAASADAAERLKLATRADTQPEILYYLAIDQAEEVRRAIADNEATPAQAHLLLANDESEEVRHRLAAKVARLLPDMTEDEAGKARELAIQTLELLAQDELARIRAALSEALKSAVNVPHHLVKQLALDVEVIVSAPVLQFSPLLTDDDLREIVSSSAHTGALSAIARRVGLSSGVSDAIVQTRDVSAVTALLANDSAQIREETLDLILDSAPGIETWHEPLVHRPNLPGGAAKRIAGFVAGSLLKMLASRKDLSADTLAEVRQVMEKRLEVTLEEADGETDAQTPMAEAEAKVKKLIKDKKLDNDMVQDAIERGDKNFVLQALIQNGRIPLSVIQKAFEVRNGRLITSLVWRAKFSMRTAVMVQRDMARVPPRMMLNARNGSDYPMTEAELQDQLKILGL; translated from the coding sequence GTGAGCGGGATCGAATACGACAAGGCGAAAGCGCTGGCGGCCTCGGCCGATGCAGCCGAGCGGCTGAAGCTCGCCACCCGCGCCGATACCCAGCCGGAGATCCTCTATTACCTCGCCATCGACCAGGCTGAGGAAGTGCGCCGCGCCATCGCCGACAACGAGGCGACTCCGGCGCAGGCGCATCTGCTGCTGGCCAATGACGAGTCCGAGGAGGTGCGGCATCGCCTGGCCGCCAAGGTGGCGCGCCTGCTGCCCGACATGACGGAAGACGAAGCCGGCAAGGCGCGTGAACTGGCCATCCAGACACTGGAACTGCTGGCGCAGGACGAACTGGCCCGCATCCGCGCGGCGTTGTCGGAGGCACTGAAATCGGCCGTCAACGTGCCGCATCACCTGGTCAAGCAGCTGGCGCTCGATGTCGAGGTGATCGTCTCGGCCCCGGTGCTGCAATTCTCGCCGCTGCTGACCGACGACGACCTGCGCGAGATCGTCTCCAGTTCGGCGCATACCGGCGCGCTCTCGGCCATTGCCCGCCGCGTCGGACTTTCGTCGGGCGTGTCGGATGCGATTGTCCAGACGCGTGACGTGTCGGCCGTGACGGCGCTGCTGGCCAATGACTCGGCGCAGATTCGTGAGGAGACGCTGGATCTCATTCTGGATTCCGCGCCCGGCATCGAGACCTGGCATGAGCCGTTGGTGCACCGGCCGAACTTGCCGGGTGGCGCGGCCAAGCGCATCGCCGGTTTTGTCGCCGGTTCGCTGCTCAAGATGCTGGCCAGCCGCAAGGACCTGTCGGCAGATACGCTGGCGGAAGTTCGCCAAGTGATGGAAAAGCGCCTGGAAGTGACGCTGGAAGAGGCTGACGGCGAAACTGACGCGCAGACGCCGATGGCCGAGGCCGAGGCAAAAGTGAAAAAGCTGATCAAGGACAAGAAGCTCGACAACGACATGGTGCAGGATGCCATCGAGCGCGGCGACAAGAACTTTGTGCTACAGGCACTGATCCAGAACGGCCGCATCCCACTGTCAGTGATCCAGAAGGCTTTCGAGGTGCGCAATGGCCGCCTGATCACCTCGCTGGTCTGGCGCGCCAAATTCTCGATGCGCACCGCCGTGATGGTGCAGCGCGACATGGCCCGTGTGCCGCCGCGTATGATGCTGAATGCACGCAACGGTTCGGACTATCCGATGACGGAAGCCGAACTGCAGGACCAGCTGAAGATTCTGGGGTTGTAA
- a CDS encoding MFS transporter → MSAPVSSDPATGAVENRRSIGWRISLHYAALFLVPGVYLPFFAAWLESRGLRPTEISIMLAVGILMRLVAGPAAAHAVDRSGRRKLAILLLVWVSIASFALLGWVEGFSVMLLVWVVHSAAWAPITPFSDNIALLAAARHQLNYGRMRLWGSVSFLLAAYLSGLWLKGRDEDWIFILLLAGYAVLVGGAHLLPDLRLPLARPRAGAPAVMLLRQRRFLLFVGATACLQASHAAFYTFGTLHWRSMGHSDAAIGWLWAEGVLAEIVLFAFAQQLPARLGGAGLLLIAAAGGVLRWSITAGAEEYMLLVLLQFLHAATFGAAHLGAMRLLTEGCSPETSATAQSLYVAANSTMLALATLAVGPIFAAGGGAIYWAMTVLSLGGGVCAFMLWRRRDGLKFSGDAATEPGR, encoded by the coding sequence ATGAGCGCCCCAGTGTCCAGCGATCCGGCAACCGGTGCTGTGGAAAACCGTCGCAGCATCGGCTGGCGCATCAGCCTTCATTACGCGGCGCTGTTCCTGGTTCCCGGCGTGTATCTGCCGTTTTTCGCGGCCTGGCTCGAATCGCGCGGCCTGCGTCCGACTGAAATCTCGATCATGCTGGCCGTCGGCATCCTGATGCGCCTCGTCGCCGGCCCTGCAGCTGCGCATGCCGTGGATCGCAGCGGCCGTCGCAAGCTGGCGATCCTGCTGCTCGTCTGGGTCAGCATTGCCAGCTTCGCGCTGCTCGGATGGGTGGAAGGCTTCTCGGTGATGCTGCTGGTCTGGGTCGTGCATTCCGCCGCCTGGGCGCCGATTACGCCGTTCAGCGACAACATCGCCCTGCTGGCGGCCGCACGGCATCAGCTGAATTACGGCCGCATGCGGCTATGGGGCAGCGTCAGCTTCCTGCTCGCGGCCTATCTCTCCGGTCTCTGGCTCAAGGGCAGGGACGAGGACTGGATTTTCATCCTGCTGCTGGCCGGTTATGCGGTCCTGGTCGGCGGCGCGCATCTGCTGCCCGATCTGCGCCTGCCGCTGGCCAGGCCACGCGCCGGTGCGCCGGCCGTGATGCTGCTGCGTCAGCGCCGCTTCCTGCTCTTCGTCGGCGCCACCGCCTGCCTGCAGGCCAGCCATGCCGCTTTCTACACTTTCGGCACGCTGCACTGGCGCAGCATGGGCCATAGCGATGCCGCCATCGGCTGGCTCTGGGCCGAAGGCGTGCTGGCCGAAATCGTGCTGTTCGCCTTCGCGCAGCAATTGCCGGCGCGTCTGGGCGGCGCCGGCCTGCTGCTGATCGCCGCCGCCGGTGGCGTGCTGCGCTGGAGCATCACGGCGGGCGCCGAGGAATACATGCTGCTGGTGCTGCTGCAGTTTCTGCATGCCGCCACCTTCGGCGCGGCGCATCTCGGCGCCATGCGGCTTCTGACGGAGGGGTGTTCGCCGGAAACCTCGGCCACCGCGCAAAGTCTTTACGTGGCCGCCAACAGCACGATGCTGGCGCTGGCCACACTGGCCGTGGGTCCGATCTTCGCGGCCGGCGGCGGTGCGATCTACTGGGCGATGACGGTGCTGTCGCTGGGCGGCGGTGTCTGCGCCTTCATGCTGTGGCGTCGGCGTGACGGGCTGAAGTTCAGCGGCGACGCAGCCACAGAACCAGGCCGGTAA